One Agelaius phoeniceus isolate bAgePho1 chromosome W, bAgePho1.hap1, whole genome shotgun sequence DNA segment encodes these proteins:
- the LOC129133046 gene encoding one cut domain family member 2, which produces MRSGRGGRRCLGGEPGACAMNPELAMEPLGSLHGAAGHEPEMMGSPSPHHGGRSAGPLRVPPPPPPPPPPPPPPPHQELPPAARPAMVPSMASLLDGAAEYRPELSIPLHHAMSVPCEASPPGMGMSGTYTTLTPLQPLPPISAVSDKFHHPHAHPHAHHHHHHQRLPGSAGGGFALMRDERGLPAVNSLYGPYKEVPAVGQSLSPLGNGLGPLPGSQQGLHGYGPPGHDKMLSPNFEAHAAMLARGEQHLPRGLGTPPAMLPPLNGAHHPAPPGPPPPHGPALPAGRERPPPAAGPQGSGAGQLEEINTKEVAQRITAELKRYSIPQAIFAQRVLCRSQGTLSDLLRNPKPWSKLKSGRETFRRMWKWLQEPEFQRMSALRLAACKRKEQEPNKERNNSQKKSRLVFTDLQRRTLFAIFKENKRPSKEMQITISQQLGLELTTVSNFFMNARRRSLEKWQDDLSSGGSSSAPSTCTKA; this is translated from the exons ATGAGGAGCGGGCGCGGCGGCCGGCGGTGCCTGGGCGGGGAACCGGGTGCGTGCGCCATGAACCCCGAGCTGGCGATGGAGCCGCTGGGCAGCCTGCACGGGGCGGCGGGGCACGAACCGGAGATgatgggcagccccagccctcaccACGGCGGCCGCAGCGCGGGGCCGCTCCGGGTGCCGCCCcccccgccgccaccgccgccgccgccgccgccgccgccgcaccaggagctgccccccgccgcccggcccgccATGGTGCCCAGCATGGCCTCGCTGCTGGACGGCGCCGCCGAGTACCGGCCCGAGCTCTCCATCCCGCTGCACCACGCCATGAGCGTGCCCTGCGAGGCCTCGCCGCCCGGCATGGGCATGAGCGGCACCTACACCACGCTGACGCCGCTCCAGCCCCTGCCGCCCATCTCCGCCGTCTCCGACAAGTTCCACCACCCGCATGCCCACCCGCAcgcccaccaccaccaccaccaccagcgCCTGCCGGGCAGCGCCGGCGGCGGCTTCGCGCTCATGCGGGACGAGCGCGGGCTGCCGGCCGTCAACAGCCTCTACGGGCCCTACAAGGAGGTGCCGGCCGTGGGGCAGAGCCTCTCGCCGCTGGGCAACGGGCTGGGCCCGctccctggctcccagcagggcctgcACGGCTACGGGCCGCCTGGCCACGACAAGATGCTGAGCCCCAACTTCGAGGCGCACGCGGCGATGCTGGCGCGGGGGGAGCAGCACCTGCCCCGGGGGCTGGGGACGCCCCCGGCCATGCTGCCGCCCCTGAACGGCGCGCACCACCCCGCGCCccccgggccgccgccgccgcacgGCCCCGCGCTGCCCGCCGGCCGGGAgcggccgccccccgccgccggcccgcaggggagcggcgcggggcagctggaggagatCAACACCAAGGAGGTGGCACAAAGGATCACGGCGGAGCTGAAGCGCTACAGCATCCCGCAGGCCATCTTCGCCCAACGAGTGCTGTGCCGCTCCCAGGGGACCCTCTCGGACTTGCTGCGGAACCCCAAGCCTTGGAGTAAACTCAAGTCCGGCCGGGAGACGTTCCGCAGGATGTGGAAGTGGCTGCAGGAGCCGGAGTTCCAGAGGATGTCTGCCCTGCGCCTAGCAG CCTGCAAACGCAAAGAGCAAGAGCCCAACAAAGAGCGGAACAACTCCCAGAAGAAATCCCGCCTGGTTTTCACGGACCTCCAGCGCCGAACGCTTTTCGCCATCTTCAAGGAGAACAAGCGTCCCTCCAAAGAAATGCAGATCACcatctcccagcagctgggcctggagctcaCCACCGTCAGCAACTTCTTCATGAACGCGCGCCGGCGCAGCCTGGAGAAGTGGCAGGACGACCTGAGCTCCGGGGGCTCCTCCTCGGCTCCCAGCACCTGCACCAAGGCGTGA
- the LOC129132683 gene encoding alpha-N-acetylneuraminate alpha-2,8-sialyltransferase ST8SIA3 produces MRSCKMVRVASVLGLVMLSVALLILSLISYVSLKKDNIFGAPRAAGAAGPRMYMFHAGFRSQFALKFLDPSFVPLTNSLGQELQDKPSKWVFNRSAFAHQRQEILQHVDVIKNFSLVKSSVRIGQLMHYDYSSHKYVFSISNNFRSLLPDVSPIMNKHYNICAVVGNSGILTGSQCGQEIDKSDFVFRCNFAPTEAFQKDVGRKTNLTTFNPSILEKYYNNLLTIQDRNNFFLSLKKLDGAILWIPAFFFHTSATVTRTLVDFFVEHRGQLKVQLAWPGNIMQHVNRYWRNKHLSPKRLSTGILMYTLASAICDEIHLYGFWPFAFDPNTREDLPYHYYDKKGTKFTTKWQESHQLPAEFQLLYRMHGEGLAKLTLSHCA; encoded by the exons ATGCGGAGCTGCAAGATGGTGCGGGTGGCCAGCGTGCTGGGGCTCGTCATGCTCAGCGTGGCGCTGCTCATCCTGTCCCTCATCAGCTACGTCTCGCTCAAGAAGGACAACATCTTCGGggcgccccgcgccgccggcgCCGCCGGGCCCCGCATGTACATGTTCCACGCGGGATTCCG GTCTCAGTTTGCCCTGAAGTTCCTGGACCCCTCGTTCGTGCCCCTCACCAACTCCCTGGGCCAAGAGCTGCAGGACAAGCCCTCCAAGTGGGTGTTCAACCGCAGCGCCTTCGCCCACCAGAG GCAAGAAATCCTTCAGCATGTTGACGTCATCAAAAACTTTTCTCTGGTCAAGAGCAGCGTTCGGATTGGGCAGCTGATGCACTACGATTACTCCAGCCACAAGTATGTTTTCTCCATCAGCAATAACTTCAGGTCTCTGCTTCCTGACGTGTCTCCCATCATGAACAAGCACTACAACATCTGTGCTGTGGTCGGCAACAGCGGGATCCTGACCGGGAGCCAGTGCGGGCAGGAAATTGATAAATCGGATTTTGTCTTTCGCTGCAACTTTGCTCCAACCGAGGCTTTCCAGAAAGATGTTGGAAGGAAAACCAACCTTACCACCTTCAACCCCAGCATCCTGGAGAAGTATTACAACAACCTCTTGACCATTCAGGATCGCAACAACTTCTTTTTAAGTTTGAAAAAGCTCGATGGGGCCATTCTTTGGATCCCCGCTTTTTTCTTCCACACATCGGCAACAGTCACAAGAACACTGGTTGACTTCTTTGTTGAGCACAGAGGGCAGCTGAAGGTCCAGCTGGCTTGGCCAGGAAATATCATGCAGCACGTTAACAG GTACTGGCGGAACAAGCACCTGTCCCCGAAGCGGCTGAGCACAGGTATCCTCATGTACACCCTGGCTTCAGCCATCTGTGACGAGATCCACCTGTACGGATTCTGGCCCTTCGCCTTCGACCCCAATACGCGGGAGGACCTCCCGTACCACTACTACGACAAGAAGGGAACCAAGTTCACCACCAAGTGGCAGGAGTCCCACCAGCTGCCTGCAGAGTTCCAGCTGCTCTACAGGATGCACGGTGAAGGACTGGCCAAACTCACCTTGTCGCATTGTGCCTAA